The Streptomyces sp. NBC_00569 genomic sequence CGCCAGGTCCTGACCCTCGTGGCGCGCGGACTCACCAACACGGAGGCCGCCGAGGTCCTCGGCCTCAGCCCCCTCACGGCGAAGACGCACGTGAGCCGCATCATGGGCAAGCTGGGCGCGCGCGACCGGGCCCAACTCGTCATTGTGGCCTACGAGTCGGGCCTGATCGAGCCGGGCTGCGCCTGACCGTCGCGCTACAGCAGCCCCGCCGCCGCGAGGAACTTCCCCACCCGCTCGATCTCCTCCGCGGACAGCGGGATCTGGGGATCCGCCGTCAGCGGGCAGTCGATCACGCCCCGCAGATACAGGGCCGCCTTGAACGCCCCGAGCGCGGACGAACTCCCGCCCATCCGCGCCGGATCCCCCACCCGCACCATCCGGAACAGCGCGCACAGCCGCTCCTGCTCCACCCGCGCCCGCTCCCGGTCACCGGCCCGGCAGTACGCGTACAGCCGCGCGTATCCGGCCGGGTCGACGTTCCCGAGGCCCGGCACCACCCCGTCCGCGCCCATCGCGAGCGCCGAGTCCACGGTCAGCTCGGACCCGGTCAGGACGCTGAACCCCGTGATGTCGGAGCGGGAGCGCGCGCCGACGACGACCTCGCGGAACGCGCCCTCGTCACCGCTGGAGTCCTTCAGACCGGCGAGCGTCCCGTCGGCGGCCAGGCCGAGGACGAGGTCGGCGCCCAGCTTGGAGTGCACCGACACCGGCAGGTCGTAGGCGAACACCGGCAGGCCGCACCGCTGGGACAGGAGCCGGAAGTGGCGGGCGATCTCGGCCGGATGGGTGCGCGTGTAGAAGGGCGCCGTGGCGACGATCCCGTCCGCGCCGGCCTCCGCCGCCGTACGGGCGTGATCGAGGACACGCAGGGTCGCCATGTCGATCGCCCCGGCCAGGACGGGCAGCTGACCGGCCACATGACCCACGACGGTGTCGACGACCACTTTGCGGTGCCGGTCGGGCAGGAAGGCCGCCTCACTGGAGGAGCCGAGCACGAAGAGCCCGTCGACACCACCCGCGACGAGGTGGTCGACAAGGCGTACGAGGGATGCAACGTCCACCTCGTTGTCCGGGGTCAGGGGTGTGCAGACGGGCGGGACGACTCCGGTCAGCGGGGTGGGCAGCGTCATGAGACCTCCTGGACGAGTTCGTGCGTGGTCTGGCCCTCGCGCACGGGACGGTGACACCGGAACCGATGCCCCTCGCCGCCCGGCTCGAACTCCGGCATCGCCTCCGCGCACACCGCGTCGGCCTTCCAGCACCGCGTACGGAACGGGCAGCCGCTCGGCGGATGCGTGGCCGACGGCACCGGGCCGACCAGCGGGATCGGGTCGATCGGGTCGAGCAGACCGGGCGTCGCCGAGAACAGCGCACGGGTGTACGGGTGCCTGGCCCGGTCGAGCACGTCGGCGGACGGCGACTCCTCCACGATCCGGCCCAGATACATCGTGATCACGCGGTCGCTCATGCGCCGCACCGTCTGGATGTCGTGCGAGACGAACACGAGGGCGAGGCCCAGGCGTTCCTTCAGGTCGAGCAACAGATTCAGGATCTGCGCCCGCACCGACACGTCG encodes the following:
- a CDS encoding dihydrodipicolinate synthase family protein, with protein sequence MTLPTPLTGVVPPVCTPLTPDNEVDVASLVRLVDHLVAGGVDGLFVLGSSSEAAFLPDRHRKVVVDTVVGHVAGQLPVLAGAIDMATLRVLDHARTAAEAGADGIVATAPFYTRTHPAEIARHFRLLSQRCGLPVFAYDLPVSVHSKLGADLVLGLAADGTLAGLKDSSGDEGAFREVVVGARSRSDITGFSVLTGSELTVDSALAMGADGVVPGLGNVDPAGYARLYAYCRAGDRERARVEQERLCALFRMVRVGDPARMGGSSSALGAFKAALYLRGVIDCPLTADPQIPLSAEEIERVGKFLAAAGLL